A window from Citrus sinensis cultivar Valencia sweet orange chromosome 5, DVS_A1.0, whole genome shotgun sequence encodes these proteins:
- the LOC102625129 gene encoding benzoate carboxyl methyltransferase-like, whose amino-acid sequence MVVVSVPCMNGGRGEASYAKNSDIQRTVISKAWPFLEETIKDMFSSSFPGCFNVADLGCSSGPNTFLVISKIIETIHKLYHQVNKKLPEFQVFLNDLPGNDFNSIFESLPDFYKRIKKDKFGPCFIAGMPGSFYERLFQSRSINFIHSSYSVHWLSKVPENLETNKRNIYITKSSPPSVCQAFLEQFQRDFSAFLSLRSEEIVSGGRMFLTFIGRSIADPSSKDCCRLWELLTKALIQLVNEGLVEEADVDSFNLPCYFPCEEEVKSIVREQGSFILDTFESFEVNWDPSDDVNNKSFVFNKDRCGQNVANSIRAVTEPTLASHFGNAVIDPLFARFATLVAEHLAVEKTKHISLVISMTRKQHAQP is encoded by the exons ATGGTTGTGGTAAGTGTTCCTTGCATGAATGGTGGACGTGGAGAAGCTAGCTATGCGAAAAACTCGGACATTCAG AGAACTGTGATATCGAAGGCGTGGCCATTCCTGGAGGAAACCATCAAAGATATGTTCAGCTCCTCTTTTCCTGGTTGTTTTAACGTTGCTGATTTAGGCTGCTCCTCAGGACCCAATACTTTCTTGGTTATatctaaaattattgaaactaTTCATAAACTGTACCATCAAGTGAACAAAAAATTACCCGAGTTTCAAGTGTTTCTCAATGATCTCCCAGGAAATGACTTCAACAGCATCTTCGAGTCTCTTCctgatttttataaaaggaTCAAAAAGGACAAATTTGGACCTTGTTTCATAGCAGGAATGCCAGGTTCCTTTTACGAGAGGCTTTTTCAAAGCAGGAGCATAAATTTCATACATTCTTCTTACAGTGTTCACTGGCTCTCCAAG GTTCCAGAGAATCTTGAGACTAACAAGAGGAATATTTACATTACTAAGTCGAGCCCTCCCAGTGTCTGTCAAGCTTTTTTGGAGCAGTTCCAACGTGATTTCTCAGCATTTTTAAGCTTACGCTCTGAAGAAATTGTTTCTGGAGGACGTATGTTTCTCACTTTTATTGGCAGGAGCATCGCAGATCCCTCGAGCAAAGATTGCTGTCGCCTTTGGGAGCTGCTAACAAAAGCTCTCATTCAACTGGTCAATGAG GGTCTTGTTGAAGAGGCTGACGTGGATTCATTCAATCTGCCTTGCTATTTTCCCTGCGAGGAAGAAGTCAAGTCAATTGTCAGGGAGCAAGGTTCATTCATTCTCGACACGTTCGAAAGTTTTGAGGTGAATTGGGATCCCAGTGACGATGTTAACAACAAAAGTTTTGTATTCAACAAAGATCGGTGTGGACAAAATGTTGCAAATTCTATTAGAGCTGTTACCGAGCCCACGCTTGCAAGTCATTTTGGAAACGCCGTAATCGATCCTTTGTTTGCTCGATTTGCTACGCTTGTGGCTGAGCATTTAGCTGTTGAGAAGACGAAGCATATCAGTTTAGTTATCTCCATGACAAGGAAGCAGCATGCACAGCCCTGA